One genomic segment of Kribbella jejuensis includes these proteins:
- a CDS encoding DUF1989 domain-containing protein produces MSHTHELPAAAAWSAPVRAGRTVRLTALGDNANASVLIVGADRLDRLNIPDTLKSQMSARIKPGMVLMSDRGQALATVLDSTLDWHDCLTGALPGRLLLLELTKHGFGEADLHGCINFFSKVAVSDSASLEFVPGHATAGDSVTLRADQDLLIFISTTPHALSDLPGAGVAVQIETPEHTEDPELREEAQRALRLTRELIA; encoded by the coding sequence ATGAGCCACACGCATGAGCTTCCAGCGGCGGCGGCATGGTCGGCACCGGTCCGTGCGGGACGCACCGTCCGGCTGACGGCGCTCGGGGACAACGCGAACGCGTCGGTGCTGATCGTCGGCGCCGACCGGCTCGATCGCCTGAACATCCCGGACACGTTGAAGTCGCAGATGTCCGCCCGGATCAAGCCAGGCATGGTGTTGATGTCGGACCGTGGTCAGGCACTGGCGACCGTACTCGACTCGACCCTGGACTGGCACGACTGCTTGACCGGCGCGCTCCCCGGCAGGCTGCTCTTGCTGGAGCTGACCAAGCACGGGTTCGGCGAGGCCGATCTGCACGGCTGCATCAACTTCTTCAGCAAGGTCGCCGTCTCGGACTCCGCATCCCTCGAGTTCGTCCCAGGGCATGCAACCGCAGGTGACTCGGTGACGCTGCGAGCCGATCAGGACCTGCTGATCTTCATCTCGACCACGCCGCACGCCCTGTCCGACCTGCCCGGGGCGGGAGTCGCCGTACAGATCGAAACGCCCGAGCACACCGAGGACCCCGAACTCCGCGAGGAAGCGCAGCGCGCACTCCGACTGACCCGGGAGCTGATCGCATGA
- a CDS encoding amino acid permease → MPGSTTASPETLSTDQLGARDLGRFGYAQQLSRRVGSYASFAAGFSFVSILTTVFQLFGLGFGFGGTAFFWTWPAVLAGQLTVALCFAELAARYPLSSAIYQWARRLGGAVVGWFAGWTMVIAQIITLATAAIALQVVLPAVWPGFQLVGSNPALASKDGAANAVLLGCILLAATTLLNATSVRITALVNSVGVTCELIGVVLIVILLTSRAERGPSVVLHTTNLDSSTGYVVPLLISALMAAYVLVGFDSAGELSEETHKPRATTPRTIIRAVVASGVGGAFLIVAALMAAPSLTDGDLATQGLPYVLTSRLGTTTGKLLLLDVALAVCVCTLAIQTAAARMIFSMARDNVLPGSRQLRKVSTRTGTPVAATVVPGVLAAVCLVVNVGNAGLFLGLASVCIMLLYVAYLMVTTPLLVRRLTGGGLPSGTDENGRPLFSLGRFGPLVNIVAVGYGLAMAVNLGWPRAEVYDPAGAGWYLHYLPLITLGVVAVGGAIAFYFQRPAYFASIGVPARVAEPVVEPEGISA, encoded by the coding sequence ATGCCAGGATCAACAACAGCATCCCCCGAAACACTGAGCACCGATCAACTGGGCGCACGAGATCTCGGCCGGTTCGGCTACGCCCAGCAGCTGTCCCGCCGGGTCGGCAGTTACGCCTCGTTCGCGGCCGGCTTCTCGTTCGTCTCGATCCTCACCACCGTGTTCCAGCTGTTCGGCCTGGGCTTCGGTTTCGGCGGTACGGCGTTCTTCTGGACCTGGCCGGCCGTTCTCGCCGGTCAGCTCACGGTCGCGTTGTGCTTCGCCGAACTCGCGGCGCGGTACCCGTTGTCCAGCGCGATCTACCAATGGGCCAGACGCCTCGGTGGCGCCGTCGTCGGCTGGTTCGCCGGCTGGACGATGGTGATCGCGCAGATCATCACGCTGGCGACGGCAGCCATCGCGCTGCAGGTCGTACTGCCCGCGGTCTGGCCCGGCTTCCAGTTGGTTGGCAGCAACCCCGCCCTGGCCTCCAAGGACGGCGCCGCGAACGCCGTCCTGCTCGGCTGCATCCTGCTCGCCGCCACGACCCTGCTGAACGCGACCAGCGTGCGGATCACGGCACTCGTCAACTCGGTCGGCGTGACGTGCGAGCTGATCGGCGTCGTGCTGATCGTCATCTTGTTGACGAGCCGAGCCGAGCGCGGCCCGTCCGTCGTCCTGCACACCACGAACCTCGACAGTTCGACCGGGTACGTCGTACCGCTGCTGATCTCGGCGTTGATGGCGGCGTACGTGCTCGTCGGCTTCGACAGCGCCGGTGAATTGTCGGAGGAGACGCACAAACCGCGCGCGACGACACCCCGGACTATCATCCGCGCGGTCGTCGCGTCCGGGGTCGGCGGCGCGTTCCTGATCGTCGCGGCGCTGATGGCCGCACCCTCACTGACCGACGGCGACCTCGCGACGCAAGGGCTCCCGTACGTGTTGACGAGCCGGCTCGGTACGACCACCGGCAAGCTGCTGTTGCTCGACGTCGCGCTCGCCGTCTGCGTGTGCACGCTCGCGATCCAGACCGCGGCCGCCCGGATGATCTTCTCGATGGCCCGCGACAACGTGCTGCCGGGCTCGCGCCAACTCCGCAAGGTGTCCACGCGGACCGGCACGCCGGTGGCCGCGACAGTGGTTCCGGGTGTGCTGGCCGCGGTCTGCCTGGTCGTGAACGTCGGCAACGCCGGCCTGTTCCTCGGCCTCGCCAGCGTCTGCATCATGCTGCTGTACGTCGCGTACCTGATGGTCACCACGCCCTTGCTGGTACGACGCCTCACCGGCGGCGGTCTGCCGAGCGGGACCGACGAGAACGGGCGACCGCTGTTCTCGCTCGGCCGGTTCGGGCCGCTCGTCAACATCGTTGCCGTGGGCTACGGACTCGCGATGGCGGTCAACCTCGGCTGGCCCCGGGCCGAGGTGTACGACCCGGCGGGCGCCGGCTGGTACCTGCACTACCTTCCGCTGATCACGCTCGGCGTCGTGGCCGTCGGTGGCGCGATCGCCTTCTACTTCCAACGCCCGGCGTACTTCGCCTCGATCGGAGTGCCCGCCCGCGTCGCGGAGCCGGTCGTCGAACCGGAAGGGATCAGCGCATGA